CAAGATGCATGATGTGTCATGTATGTTGTCTTTGTGCTACCTACTGTTGCTGTCCCAAAAAAAGATAAAGAGGGCCATAATGATTTGAGCAATGAAGACACAGCACATTATCTAAACCAAGAAAAAAGGCCATGCTATCTATATGGCTTACATCATCCATTCCAATCAAAGTCACATGGCACAACAGTCAAATAACTATTTGTAGTTGATAGGGACCATACAATACTTTGGCTAGCTTCTAACCAAACAGCAGCAATAGTAGCAGCACACACACACAAGGCAAGATATATATCACAAAAAGTCCAATACACAACGGCTTCAAGGAAACAAAGTCCTTCCCATcgattgtcaaaaaaaaaaaaaagtcctgCCCATCCACAAAGTAATTAAGTGGTTCATTAGTCAGATAATAACAAAGTAGGCAGTGCTTCCAAGTTTCTCTGAGGCCAACCGTACGAATAAGATGCCACTGAAATCAGTCGAGGTCAAAAGAACAGAATAACTTTTAAGAAGAATAACTCTTCGCATTTTGCAAAGCTAATCTCTGAGTTCTTTTATGCAGTGTCGTGGGAAAGACTTTGCAAGCAGCCTATCAGAGTAATCTAAATATGCAATGGAACATTATCTAGTCACCAAAGCTTCAGCATCAGATGAAGTAAATATTTACCAAATCAGGTTCTCCACTTTTCCTTCTGCACACAGTTCAAAACTTCTAGTTCTACAGCACAGTCCGAAGCTTCTGATTAGGGACAATTTTGGAAAATTGGAAGGCACCTACTTGCCCCTATTCCACTTGACAGCTAATAGAATTTGTCATGTTCATGAAATTAATCGGGAAACAAATACAAATAAAGGTAGCCTTCAAGATCCATATCTAAAACTTCACAAGATGATCAATAACAGAGGTCGAATTGAGTAGCAATAACAAACAAGGTCCCTAGTACAGTTTTATCCCCGAGCATGTTCAGGACAGCTCACTACAATATACAACACCAACAACAAAGCTGTAGTGCTGAACTCTTCTTTACCCATGTAACCTTTGCTTCCCGAGCGAACCATGGCCGGCTCTGCAAGCTTTGGCCCTTCTTTCTGTCAGCATGGGGAGCCCCTCCATTTCTTCTGTGCTGGGATTGGATGATATGTGGCCAGACGTTTGCGACTTATGACTGTCCACACTTCCTTAGGCACGCTACACCTTCTTCCTGGTACTCCTGCCTGGTTATCCAGAACTCAGGTGCATCCTGCACGTTCCAAACAATACGCAGGGAAGTATATTACTAGCAATCCATCATGGTGTAATATGATTCTGCATGAGAGCACGTATACAAGAATTACCTTCATGATTCCAGCAAGCACTGCACCTCCCAGGTACACCATGTGCTTTCTCCGAGGAGGATCCTCTATCCGCAGTCGTAATTTCTATGCACAATGAGAGGCAATGTGTCACAATTGGAAACAGAGAGCAAACGCTAATACTCAGATGAATGCATATCCTTTTAGAAAGTGTATTTGGATTGTTTTGTCTATGAGTTCAATAAGTTTATGCGCTTATATCTTCTATTTGTAAGAAAGGAAGCGCAGATTATTATCTAACAGAAATTTGTTGTAAAGGTCAACAGAGAAGAATAACAACTGTGGACCAACGATTACAACAATGCAAGGTAGAACTTTAACAATCTTACAACTCGGCTAGCGATCAACAATTTCCTTCAGGCCATAAAAATATAATGCATGTATATTACCTTCAGGCCATCTTTGTTTCCCTTCAAAACTACATCAAGATAGCGATCAAGAATTTCCTTCTCCAACCTTATAAAAAGTAGTAACTTGTTAAGCATATGCAACTCGGGtagaagcttatatgaaccaGGAAAACAATCGCTATAAGAAACATTACAGGCAGTTAACATAATCATATCCATATGTGCTTATAGGACAACTACCAACAAGGCTATCAAAAATAAAAACAATTAGTATGTATAATGTTGTTTCAGACTCATGATTTTTCCGTGCTGGTAGTAAACTAAaaaacacaaatgaagacaagCATATCCTCATGACTACAGACTTAAAAAGAATAGTCTTACCGACTTGGCAGACCAGGGTACATGGTACTTCCTCCACTCAGGACAATATGTTGATAAAGCTGCAAAACATGATCAGATATTCGAATAAGAGAAAAGGATACACACCATGATCAACCTATTCTTTTTTTCAACACGACTGATCGGTACTGCTTGCTGCAGCAGAAAGCATGCATACATCTACTGTTCCTTGTAGAAGAAAATAAACAGCCACAGCCGTTGCAGCCATTTGAGTATCACAGCCGAGCAGGGTTAGATATAATGTAAAGCATAGGAAATCTAATGTGGTTGATATTTTGATATGGTTTCAGCCCCTTTATTGAATTTGACTTAAGGCCAGAATATAAACATCacataaatttaaataaattcaaCATTCTAAATACAATTTTTTTTCGAACCGAGGATAACCCCATTTCCATTGCATCAGAACGGAAAACGCACTATACTGTTTAATTTATGTTATTTGAAGTTGTGTTGCCTGCAAAGAAGACAACAGGGAGACAAGTATCCACAAGTCTAACAGTAGTATTTAAATAGCTAAACTTGTCAAATTACTATATTCAAGAATGCAGTATTACGGCCCCGTACAAATATATTAAAACAAAAAACATTACACCCAAGTATATAATTATATACAACCATGTTCAGGCAGAAATAGTCCCAGAAAGTTTGAATCCACTAGCGTCCTAACTCATATGTTTCATTTGAACAATTGAAAGGTTTAACCAGCAATGTATGGTACTGGTAAGATATGTATACCGTCATCCGGTTGTCGATATCCATTTCCTGAATGCAACGAAATGCCATATCTGCCATCCCATCACCTTCAACATCTATCAGTTCCTGTTAATAATTATTTCATGAATACTACCTTATTGCTGACTTTGCCAACACAATTGCATATTGCAATCAGTAATAGTACTATGCAGGAACAGAAATGGAATAGTCTTACAGGAGTGAAAAGTGCTTCAGGAGCTTGAAATCGTTCAGTGCCTACTTTAATAACTCTTCCATCTGGAAGCTGATCACAAGAACTGAGCTTACAGTAAGAAAAGGAACAGGGAAGAAATACAAGCAGGGCAACATACTTACAGTGTAACTTTTCACAAGGATTGTGGTCTCAAGTCCTAGCTGGTATTCTCGTTTGTAATCATAGCTGTACATAATTTAACTGCCATGACTACATATATGACAGCAAGATAGAAACAATAATTAAGAACAATAAAATAACTTACCTTGTATAGCATAGCTTCTCTTTTATTTCTCTGACCGTCTCAAAGTCAGCAGATTTGTTCATAGCATACCTTTTAAAGTGGGAAAAAATTTTGAATTAGAAAAAGAAATGTAGCATCAACTGCAGAAGAAAACATCTTCAGAGCAAGATAGGTATTACCCTCTCCTTGAGAGTAGGTCAACAAGATAAGATGTTATATGCCTTCCAGCTACATTCATTCTCTTTGTCAGATGAGGATAAGAGTATCCATCAACTACAGGCACCTGAATGCATGAAAAAGATTATAGGTAACAAAATTAAGattgaaaatagaaataaaataGTTAAAATTAAAATCTTCACATTAAAGTATTTGTTAAATGAGTCACATGTAGCACAGGAATAAAGACAATTGCTCATCGGTCCAAACCTAATAACCTAAATGGAAACAGGTTTTATGACATCACATGGTTGTgatgaaaaaaaaatgaaaagcaaATAACGTAAAAAATTTCAAAAGGGCATGCTGAAGAAAAGAGCATCTTAGCGTAGAGGACTCAAACGTCGTTGTAAAACCAGATAATACGCAATGGTCAATTACATAGTTGTTATATCTTTTTAATACTATTCATATGTGATTGATTTCTAATTTATAAATTTATAGTTGCCTAATTCTTACACACTTTCAATCAGCGTACTGAATTCTTTGACTGGCATATACTATTTAAAATGCCATTGTACGGTGTTCCGGGTTAATATGTTGCTGATTACCATGATATTTGAGTTGGTAACACAAACATGATTAGAAATGGAATGTACCCTTTCAAACCATAATACATAGTCAAATATAGGGAAGAACATTATTCTCATACCACATGAGTAACACCATCACCAGAATCTATCACAAGTCCAGTTAGCAAGCCTGAAAGGTATATACATACATGTAAAGTGGAGTATTAATGTGATTGTGTATGTTCACGTGGTGAGGAGGGagatatgaccttgagcatacaGTGAAAGAACTGCTTGGATCTGGATGAAGACACCAGCAAAGTTATATTTCTCGAACATCGTCTCAATCTGTTCATGGGATTCAATTTGTTAGGCAATGGTGTTAGAAACTAAACTGTGGCAGTATGTGACAAATTGATAAAAGGAAATGGCATAccattttttctcggtttttcaCAGGATTGAGTGGTGGATCTGTCAGTAGGATTTTACACTCAGATGGATCAACCTAAATGAAGGAAATAGAAAGGTGTCGCTTTAACTAGAGCTAGGAAACTTAGGAAATACAGTATAATTAAGGATATCAGGGGAAAATACT
Above is a genomic segment from Miscanthus floridulus cultivar M001 chromosome 3, ASM1932011v1, whole genome shotgun sequence containing:
- the LOC136547528 gene encoding actin-related protein 2-like; the encoded protein is MESRNVVVCDNGTGYVKCGFAGENFPTSVFPCVVGRPLLRYDESLQEQELTDIVVGAACADLRHQLDVSYPVTNGIVQNWDDMGHIWDNAFYSELKVDPSECKILLTDPPLNPVKNREKMIETMFEKYNFAGVFIQIQAVLSLYAQGLLTGLVIDSGDGVTHVVPVVDGYSYPHLTKRMNVAGRHITSYLVDLLSRRGYAMNKSADFETVREIKEKLCYTSYDYKREYQLGLETTILVKSYTLPDGRVIKVGTERFQAPEALFTPELIDVEGDGMADMAFRCIQEMDIDNRMTLYQHIVLSGGSTMYPGLPSRLEKEILDRYLDVVLKGNKDGLKKLRLRIEDPPRRKHMVYLGGAVLAGIMKDAPEFWITRQEYQEEGVACLRKCGQS